A portion of the Nerophis lumbriciformis linkage group LG37, RoL_Nlum_v2.1, whole genome shotgun sequence genome contains these proteins:
- the LOC133577221 gene encoding TBC1 domain family member 20 isoform X4, whose product MSDVNCGKKQKLAEIHQALNSDPVDIETLQRAATSKGGLFTDELRRRVWPKLLNINVYELPYKPGRAGRENQKDYNQIVMDVRRSMKRFPKCMLSTERDVLQEQLIDVILEVLRCNPQLNYYQGYHDVAVTLLLVVGERMTIAMLHTLSKYHLRDFMDPTMDSTKHILNYLMPLLEEVDKELHDFMIRAEVGTIFALSWLITWYGHVLLEPKLTLRLYDFFLASHPMMPIYLAATIVLHREKEVKQTECDMAMVHHLLSRIPQDLPYERLIGQSQELFVRFPPSLLAKRAELRSRKSQSMSNFKTFQLATLHQRPDSVLQRLTTSSKRAARHSGLDEALPRDGGQRWGKGSRMVKMAVLGLSATLGAAVFAVAQTALDWGPDVLLQLF is encoded by the exons TGATCCGGTGGATATTGAGACCCTCCAGAGGGCTGCCACCAGCAAAGGGGGACTGTTTACAGATGAACTGCGGAGAAGAGTGTGGCCTAAACTACTTAACATCAATGTATATGAACTGCCTTATAAACCTG GGAGAGCTGGGCGGGAGAACCAAAAGGACTACAACCAGATTGTCATGGATGTCAGGAGATCCATGAAGCGCTTCCCGAAAT GTATGCTGTCTACAGAAAGAGATGTTCTACAAGAACAGCTCATTGACGTCATACTAGAGGTTTTAAGATGCAACCCCCAGCTGAACTACTACCAGGGCTACCACGACGTGGCGGTCACGCTGTTACTGGTTGTTGGTGAGCGGATGACCATCGCAATGCTGCACACCTTATCCAAATATCACCTCAG GGATTTCATGGACCCCACAATGGACAGCACCAAACATATTTTAAACTATTTGATGCCTTTATTGGAAGAAGTGGACAAGGAGCTTCATGACTTCATGATCAG AGCGGAGGTGGGGACCATCTTTGCTTTGTCCTGGCTCATCACGTGGTATGGACATGTCCTGTTGGAGCCCAAACTCACACTGAGACTCTACGACTTCTTCTTGGCCTCTCACCCCATGATGCCCATCTACCTAGCTGCTACA ATCGTGTTGCACAGGGAGAAGGAGGTGAAGCAGACGGAATGTGACATGGCCATGGTGCACCACCTCCTCTCGCGCATCCCCCAGGACCTCCCTTATGAGCGCCTCATCGGCCAGTCGCAGGAGCTGTTTGTCCGCTTCCCTCCCTCCTTGCTGGCCAAGCGGGCGGAGCTGCGGTCTCGTAAAAG CCAGTCAATGAGTAACTTCAAGACGTTTCAGCTTGCGACGCTCCACCAGAGACCAGACTCAGTACTCCAGCGCCTTACTACATCCTCCAAACGAG CAGCTCGTCACTCAGGCTTGGATGAGGCTTTGCCCCGGGACGGAGGCCAGCGTTGGGGGAAGGGGAGCAGGATGGTGAAGATGGCCGTGTTGGGGCTGTCGGCGACGCTGGGAGCGGCAGTGTTCGCGGTGGCTCAGACAGCCTTGGACTGGGGACCCGATGTGTTGCTGCAGCTCTTCTGA
- the LOC133577221 gene encoding TBC1 domain family member 20 isoform X3 — translation MKKPKRKKRNSVGVEVLPVERDVNCGKKQKLAEIHQALNSDPVDIETLQRAATSKGGLFTDELRRRVWPKLLNINVYELPYKPGRAGRENQKDYNQIVMDVRRSMKRFPKCMLSTERDVLQEQLIDVILEVLRCNPQLNYYQGYHDVAVTLLLVVGERMTIAMLHTLSKYHLRDFMDPTMDSTKHILNYLMPLLEEVDKELHDFMIRAEVGTIFALSWLITWYGHVLLEPKLTLRLYDFFLASHPMMPIYLAATIVLHREKEVKQTECDMAMVHHLLSRIPQDLPYERLIGQSQELFVRFPPSLLAKRAELRSRKSQSMSNFKTFQLATLHQRPDSVLQRLTTSSKRAARHSGLDEALPRDGGQRWGKGSRMVKMAVLGLSATLGAAVFAVAQTALDWGPDVLLQLF, via the exons TGATCCGGTGGATATTGAGACCCTCCAGAGGGCTGCCACCAGCAAAGGGGGACTGTTTACAGATGAACTGCGGAGAAGAGTGTGGCCTAAACTACTTAACATCAATGTATATGAACTGCCTTATAAACCTG GGAGAGCTGGGCGGGAGAACCAAAAGGACTACAACCAGATTGTCATGGATGTCAGGAGATCCATGAAGCGCTTCCCGAAAT GTATGCTGTCTACAGAAAGAGATGTTCTACAAGAACAGCTCATTGACGTCATACTAGAGGTTTTAAGATGCAACCCCCAGCTGAACTACTACCAGGGCTACCACGACGTGGCGGTCACGCTGTTACTGGTTGTTGGTGAGCGGATGACCATCGCAATGCTGCACACCTTATCCAAATATCACCTCAG GGATTTCATGGACCCCACAATGGACAGCACCAAACATATTTTAAACTATTTGATGCCTTTATTGGAAGAAGTGGACAAGGAGCTTCATGACTTCATGATCAG AGCGGAGGTGGGGACCATCTTTGCTTTGTCCTGGCTCATCACGTGGTATGGACATGTCCTGTTGGAGCCCAAACTCACACTGAGACTCTACGACTTCTTCTTGGCCTCTCACCCCATGATGCCCATCTACCTAGCTGCTACA ATCGTGTTGCACAGGGAGAAGGAGGTGAAGCAGACGGAATGTGACATGGCCATGGTGCACCACCTCCTCTCGCGCATCCCCCAGGACCTCCCTTATGAGCGCCTCATCGGCCAGTCGCAGGAGCTGTTTGTCCGCTTCCCTCCCTCCTTGCTGGCCAAGCGGGCGGAGCTGCGGTCTCGTAAAAG CCAGTCAATGAGTAACTTCAAGACGTTTCAGCTTGCGACGCTCCACCAGAGACCAGACTCAGTACTCCAGCGCCTTACTACATCCTCCAAACGAG CAGCTCGTCACTCAGGCTTGGATGAGGCTTTGCCCCGGGACGGAGGCCAGCGTTGGGGGAAGGGGAGCAGGATGGTGAAGATGGCCGTGTTGGGGCTGTCGGCGACGCTGGGAGCGGCAGTGTTCGCGGTGGCTCAGACAGCCTTGGACTGGGGACCCGATGTGTTGCTGCAGCTCTTCTGA